A DNA window from Porphyromonadaceae bacterium W3.11 contains the following coding sequences:
- a CDS encoding ATP-binding protein encodes MEEREKRRIQGQLEAYVRVSGSQAKASKRLGIGGATVSAILKGNWEQISDDMLRRVDAKTARSHEWQIVSTNAYTEITSVLNRCHQESSVTWVVGEAGSGKTTTARHYASTTEHAYYVLCSEDMHRRDFLHTISRSLGFSLPKQNLRESLMDVVDKLLSMDRPLLIFDEADKLSDSVFHYFIQLYNLLEDRCGMTFLSTAYIEKRMQRGLTLKKRGYAEMNSRLGRKFYVIDPTTGVDVYGICQANGVEDKHGIGDIISDAEQYQFDLRRVKKLVQARR; translated from the coding sequence ATGGAAGAGAGAGAAAAGAGAAGAATCCAGGGACAGCTGGAAGCGTATGTAAGGGTCAGTGGTAGCCAAGCGAAGGCAAGTAAACGACTAGGCATCGGTGGGGCTACCGTTAGTGCTATCCTTAAGGGGAATTGGGAGCAGATAAGCGATGATATGCTCAGACGTGTAGATGCAAAGACAGCTCGCAGTCATGAGTGGCAAATCGTCTCTACAAATGCATATACTGAGATTACCAGTGTGCTAAATCGTTGTCACCAAGAGAGTAGTGTTACATGGGTAGTAGGCGAGGCTGGGAGTGGGAAGACCACCACAGCTCGGCACTATGCTAGCACCACGGAGCATGCTTACTATGTGCTATGTAGTGAGGATATGCACAGGCGAGACTTTCTCCATACCATTAGTAGGAGCCTAGGATTTAGCCTTCCAAAGCAGAACCTCCGTGAGAGTCTGATGGATGTCGTGGATAAGCTCCTTAGTATGGATCGTCCGCTCCTTATCTTTGACGAAGCGGATAAGTTGAGTGATAGTGTATTCCATTACTTCATCCAGCTTTACAACCTACTGGAGGATCGGTGCGGTATGACTTTCCTGAGTACAGCATACATTGAGAAGCGTATGCAAAGGGGGCTTACTCTAAAGAAGCGAGGTTATGCCGAAATGAATAGCCGATTGGGGCGGAAGTTTTATGTGATAGATCCTACAACAGGCGTAGATGTTTACGGCATTTGCCAAGCCAACGGTGTGGAGGATAAGCATGGGATTGGTGATATCATAAGTGATGCGGAGCAGTATCAATTTGACCTCCGTAGGGTGAAGAAATTAGTTCAGGCAAGGAGGTAG
- a CDS encoding transposase family protein: MKVEYFNGHLCISRDELIGGATPLVKEGTLNSWITRKIVRQSRKAFGYGVTALIEYNSLPKSVREAFEKRYGDPKLLAVQQEERESGYVEDAFARNFYESHTYDKNGKTVRLKEKYINQYTIDASVLNSLIDRWAVLQATTNKLNNNRKDFWKVLLDYSEALRYDYGHKLPASEGGLRRKLTAYRKEGYVSLISKKFGNQNTVKITEEAGFFLIALKRNMDYRRNNSQIFEEYNRVAPDMGWKSLDSLQSLTAFLNDPATKQKWLATESGETLANKELTRLQRTIMPTRHNSVWEGDGTRLNLYFRDEDGSRTTTDVYYVMDVTTRMIIGWSYGKGETFEMIRKAFRMALERSGERPYQIKTDNQGSAKSGRGQEFIESIALMRSNSAVYRSSSKLIESVIGDLQRIELRKYPNFTGTNVTARTGRPNIDWLNANKDDYLPSYGEMIAQHEEAVRRWNETIVTRDGKSRQQLYAELVNDELPAVTKMDYIRIFWELHPYTNTYTQSGITITRDGKEITYEVLDDRHLPDVEWLLENTGRQFQVKYDPDDMTQACLFSIDPDGELRFDRELSPYLQVVRAAQDQTADDARYAQILVQMDKQMRMEREARGRAIDYLYGRTYVQPRVAGLSTAENERVEERARELEEEYRGRVKVAKSEKRPVKKVDIPKVVLMEEAPEKIIQKAQPMSLGQVMKAESKMDYEDAWLAHQNADNRKERISKY, translated from the coding sequence GGTGCCACTCCGCTCGTGAAGGAGGGTACTCTTAATAGCTGGATTACACGCAAGATTGTGAGACAATCACGCAAGGCTTTTGGCTATGGTGTTACTGCTCTGATTGAATATAATAGCCTTCCAAAAAGCGTTCGAGAGGCATTCGAGAAGCGTTACGGGGACCCTAAATTATTAGCTGTTCAGCAAGAGGAGCGAGAGTCGGGTTATGTCGAAGATGCCTTTGCACGTAACTTCTACGAGAGTCATACGTACGATAAAAATGGCAAGACGGTTCGACTAAAAGAGAAGTATATTAATCAATATACTATAGATGCGAGTGTGCTGAACTCTCTAATTGATCGCTGGGCGGTACTTCAGGCGACCACCAATAAGCTGAATAATAACCGTAAAGACTTTTGGAAGGTACTTTTAGACTATAGTGAGGCACTTAGGTATGACTATGGTCATAAGCTCCCAGCGAGTGAAGGGGGGTTAAGAAGGAAGCTGACCGCCTACAGAAAGGAGGGGTATGTCTCACTCATCAGTAAGAAGTTTGGCAATCAGAATACCGTTAAGATTACAGAAGAGGCAGGTTTTTTCCTTATTGCTCTCAAGCGTAATATGGACTATCGGCGAAATAACAGTCAGATTTTTGAAGAATACAATCGGGTGGCTCCAGATATGGGCTGGAAATCGCTCGACAGCCTTCAGAGCCTCACAGCTTTCCTCAATGATCCTGCTACGAAGCAGAAGTGGCTTGCCACAGAGTCAGGGGAGACCCTAGCCAATAAAGAGCTCACTCGCCTACAGCGTACCATTATGCCTACCCGTCACAACAGTGTATGGGAGGGTGACGGTACAAGGCTTAACCTCTACTTCCGAGACGAAGATGGCAGTAGAACTACTACCGACGTGTACTATGTAATGGATGTGACCACACGCATGATTATAGGGTGGAGCTACGGTAAGGGCGAGACTTTTGAGATGATTCGGAAAGCCTTTCGGATGGCACTTGAGCGGAGTGGTGAGCGACCTTATCAGATTAAGACCGATAATCAAGGCTCTGCCAAGAGTGGTAGAGGACAGGAATTTATTGAGAGCATCGCACTTATGCGGAGCAATTCAGCAGTCTATCGCTCCAGCTCGAAGCTAATTGAGTCTGTTATTGGCGACCTACAGAGGATTGAGCTACGCAAGTACCCCAACTTCACTGGCACCAATGTTACCGCCAGAACAGGTCGCCCGAATATTGATTGGCTCAACGCCAATAAGGACGATTACCTCCCATCTTACGGAGAGATGATTGCCCAACATGAAGAGGCAGTACGGAGGTGGAATGAGACCATTGTCACTCGTGACGGCAAGAGCCGACAGCAACTTTATGCAGAGCTGGTGAATGACGAGCTACCCGCTGTTACGAAAATGGACTATATCAGGATTTTCTGGGAGCTACACCCTTACACTAATACCTACACGCAGAGTGGTATCACCATCACTCGTGACGGCAAGGAGATTACCTACGAGGTGTTAGATGACCGTCACCTTCCAGATGTTGAATGGTTATTGGAGAATACTGGGCGACAGTTTCAGGTCAAGTACGACCCCGATGATATGACACAGGCTTGCTTATTTAGCATTGACCCCGATGGTGAGCTACGATTTGATCGAGAGCTAAGCCCTTACCTTCAAGTGGTACGTGCTGCTCAAGATCAGACAGCAGACGATGCTAGGTACGCTCAAATCCTTGTACAGATGGATAAGCAGATGCGTATGGAGCGTGAAGCACGAGGAAGAGCCATTGATTACCTCTATGGTCGCACCTACGTACAGCCACGAGTAGCAGGACTTTCCACTGCCGAGAATGAGCGAGTTGAAGAGCGTGCTAGAGAACTTGAGGAGGAGTACCGTGGACGAGTAAAAGTGGCGAAGAGCGAAAAGCGACCAGTTAAAAAAGTCGATATACCTAAGGTCGTCCTAATGGAAGAAGCTCCAGAGAAGATTATCCAGAAAGCACAGCCGATGTCTCTAGGGCAGGTTATGAAAGCTGAGAGTAAGATGGATTATGAAGATGCCTGGCTCGCTCACCAAAATGCAGATAATAGGAAAGAGAGAATATCAAAATATTAA